Proteins found in one Halobaculum sp. MBLA0147 genomic segment:
- a CDS encoding inositol monophosphatase — translation MTETSGSDVAAELTTARAQTALQAARAGASVAAEHFRSDVAVETKGGDTDVVTVADREAQAAVVETVADAYPDDELVGEEGDLRKDVPDEGPAWVVDPVDGTNNFVRGLRTFATAVAAVVDGEPVAAANVLPAAGDTYVTDGEAVYRDGTPVTVSDVTEPGLGCVVPTVWWPPERRAEYARACEGIVSRFADLRRPGCAQAALGRLAAGSLEGVVTNVECNPWDTVGGVHLVRTAGGRVTNLDGERWRVGDRGLVASNGHLHDEVLAAAREIDAEL, via the coding sequence ATGACCGAGACGAGTGGGTCGGACGTGGCGGCCGAGCTGACGACGGCACGAGCGCAGACGGCGTTGCAGGCCGCACGAGCGGGGGCGTCGGTGGCGGCCGAGCACTTCCGCTCGGACGTGGCCGTCGAGACGAAGGGCGGCGACACGGACGTGGTGACGGTCGCCGACCGGGAGGCACAGGCGGCCGTCGTCGAGACGGTCGCGGACGCGTACCCCGACGACGAACTCGTCGGGGAGGAGGGAGACCTCCGGAAGGACGTGCCCGACGAGGGACCGGCGTGGGTGGTCGACCCCGTCGACGGGACGAACAACTTCGTCAGAGGACTCCGGACGTTCGCTACCGCCGTGGCGGCGGTCGTCGACGGCGAGCCCGTCGCCGCCGCGAACGTCCTCCCGGCGGCGGGCGACACGTACGTCACGGACGGCGAGGCGGTGTACCGCGACGGGACGCCGGTGACGGTCAGCGACGTGACGGAGCCCGGACTGGGCTGTGTGGTGCCGACGGTGTGGTGGCCGCCGGAGCGGCGCGCGGAGTACGCCCGGGCCTGCGAGGGGATCGTCTCGCGGTTCGCGGACCTCCGGCGACCGGGGTGTGCGCAGGCGGCGCTGGGGAGGCTCGCCGCCGGCTCGCTGGAGGGTGTGGTCACGAACGTCGAGTGTAACCCGTGGGACACGGTCGGCGGAGTCCACCTCGTGCGGACTGCCGGCGGGCGCGTGACGAACCTCGACGGGGAGCGGTGGCGCGTCGGCGACCGAGGACTGGTCGCCTCGAACGGCCACCTCCACGACGAGGTGCTCGCCGCGGCTCGCGAGATCGACGCGGAACTGTAG
- a CDS encoding Lrp/AsnC family transcriptional regulator — MELDETDREILRILQRDARTPFSEIAREIDMSSATVHERVSQMEETGVIDGYHAAVDPDAVGYGVSALVGLRVEQGHEDESLARLRDVPGVREIHLTTGEWDVMMRVYAEDTDGLRDLMFEQIADMDGFDRSQTMVVLDTDYEEHGVDF, encoded by the coding sequence ATGGAACTGGACGAGACGGATCGGGAGATCCTCCGGATCCTCCAGCGAGACGCGCGGACGCCGTTCTCGGAGATCGCGCGCGAGATCGACATGTCGAGCGCGACGGTCCACGAGCGCGTCTCGCAGATGGAGGAGACGGGCGTGATCGACGGCTACCACGCCGCCGTCGACCCGGACGCGGTGGGGTACGGCGTCTCCGCGCTGGTCGGCCTCCGGGTCGAGCAGGGCCACGAGGACGAGTCGCTGGCGCGGCTCCGCGACGTACCGGGCGTCAGGGAGATCCACCTCACCACCGGAGAGTGGGACGTGATGATGCGCGTGTACGCGGAGGACACCGACGGACTCCGGGACCTCATGTTCGAACAGATCGCCGACATGGACGGGTTCGACCGCTCGCAGACGATGGTCGTCCTCGACACCGACTACGAGGAACACGGCGTCGACTTCTGA
- a CDS encoding GAF domain-containing protein, protein MSIGAEQAAKLEALHLAASEIANATTTEEVYQTAVDTGEDVLGFDVCGVFVADDGELRPVAQNDTSVTLETYPDDKGALGETYQTQESFLIEDAADDEVSEPSDDSFASGVSVPLGDIGVLQAISTEPAYYDETDVELAELLAVHIREAVARIRSKRDLRESKRKIERLHRVATSLESVTDRGTLLWAAVEAASDILEFDWCLLAREDDGVFRVEAASEETPLDTGDEMFATDEGVAGHVVETGESFVVDDAHDHPVANPAHESFRSGLVVPVGDAGVFAAVDDRVGMFDEQDMELAELLAASVGEAYDRIEAREQLRRRQAELDLLKEVQSRVLRHNLRNDLNVIGGAAAEAREADPERRADLLDTVERTAERLAATSERVREIKRVVDHADRIRTFEVAETVRTVTEGLDESHPDATLVTDVPDGVTVRAHSDFPLAVRCLVENGIEHDDGVPRVEVSATRSGDRVRLQVRDDGPGIPDHEVEPIERDRETDLEHGSGAGLWLVRWVVDRSDGSLHFPDTDDGTTVLVELPGPE, encoded by the coding sequence GTGAGCATCGGCGCGGAGCAGGCGGCCAAGTTGGAGGCGCTTCACTTGGCCGCCTCGGAGATCGCGAACGCCACGACGACCGAGGAGGTGTACCAGACGGCGGTCGACACCGGCGAAGACGTGCTCGGCTTCGACGTGTGTGGGGTGTTCGTCGCCGACGACGGGGAGTTGCGCCCCGTCGCACAGAACGACACGTCGGTGACGCTGGAGACGTACCCCGACGACAAGGGCGCACTCGGCGAGACGTACCAGACCCAGGAGTCGTTCCTCATCGAGGATGCGGCCGACGACGAGGTGTCCGAGCCGTCCGACGACTCCTTCGCGTCGGGCGTGTCGGTGCCGCTGGGCGACATCGGCGTGTTGCAGGCGATCTCCACCGAGCCCGCCTACTACGACGAGACGGACGTCGAACTGGCGGAACTGTTGGCCGTCCACATCCGGGAGGCGGTGGCGCGCATCCGGTCGAAGCGGGACCTGCGGGAGTCGAAGCGGAAGATCGAGCGACTCCACCGGGTCGCCACGTCGCTAGAGTCGGTGACCGACCGCGGGACGTTGTTGTGGGCTGCCGTCGAGGCCGCCAGCGACATCCTCGAGTTCGACTGGTGTCTGCTCGCGCGCGAGGACGACGGCGTGTTCCGGGTAGAGGCCGCCTCCGAGGAGACGCCACTGGACACGGGCGACGAGATGTTCGCGACCGACGAGGGCGTCGCGGGCCACGTCGTCGAGACGGGCGAGTCGTTCGTCGTCGACGACGCCCACGACCACCCGGTCGCCAACCCCGCCCACGAGTCGTTCCGGTCGGGACTGGTGGTGCCGGTCGGCGACGCGGGCGTGTTCGCCGCCGTCGACGACAGGGTCGGGATGTTCGACGAGCAGGACATGGAGTTGGCCGAACTGCTCGCCGCCAGCGTCGGGGAGGCGTACGACCGGATCGAGGCGCGCGAGCAGCTCCGACGGCGACAGGCGGAGCTGGACCTGTTGAAGGAGGTGCAGTCGCGCGTGTTGCGCCACAACCTCCGCAACGACCTGAACGTGATCGGCGGGGCGGCCGCGGAGGCGCGCGAGGCCGACCCCGAGCGGCGGGCCGACCTGTTGGACACCGTCGAGCGGACCGCCGAGCGGCTGGCTGCGACGAGCGAGCGCGTCCGGGAGATCAAGCGTGTCGTCGACCACGCCGACCGAATCCGGACGTTCGAGGTGGCCGAGACGGTGCGGACGGTGACGGAGGGACTCGACGAGAGTCACCCGGACGCGACGCTCGTGACGGACGTCCCCGACGGCGTGACCGTCCGGGCACACAGTGACTTCCCGCTCGCAGTGCGGTGTCTCGTCGAGAACGGAATCGAACACGACGACGGGGTACCGCGGGTCGAGGTGTCCGCGACCCGGAGTGGCGACCGCGTTCGACTGCAGGTGCGCGACGACGGACCGGGCATCCCGGACCACGAGGTCGAACCCATCGAGCGCGACCGCGAGACGGACCTCGAACACGGCAGCGGCGCCGGACTGTGGCTCGTCCGCTGGGTCGTCGACCGGTCGGACGGCAGCTTGCACTTCCCCGACACCGACGACGGGACCACCGTCCTCGTCGAACTCCCCGGCCCGGAGTGA
- a CDS encoding 30S ribosomal protein S13: MSAEDHRDTPDEQEDDEDLQYFVRIGQTDLDGTKTVERSLTEMKGIGQRAARLIVETAEVDRTATFGRLDDEEIEGVVDVVENLADHAPEWMVNRQKEFYSGETSHEVGSDLEEARRHDINRMKMIDSYRGVRHKRGQKVRGQRTKSTGRTEGTIGVNVEEIREEQAEEAGDEE; encoded by the coding sequence ATGAGTGCAGAAGACCACCGAGACACGCCAGACGAGCAGGAGGACGACGAGGACCTCCAGTACTTCGTCCGGATCGGCCAGACCGACCTGGACGGGACGAAGACAGTCGAGCGTAGTCTCACCGAGATGAAGGGTATCGGCCAGCGTGCGGCCCGCCTCATCGTCGAGACCGCCGAGGTCGACCGGACGGCCACGTTCGGTCGCCTCGACGACGAGGAGATCGAGGGCGTCGTCGACGTCGTCGAGAACCTCGCAGACCACGCACCGGAGTGGATGGTCAACCGCCAGAAGGAGTTCTACTCCGGCGAGACCAGCCACGAGGTGGGGTCCGACCTCGAGGAGGCGCGTCGCCACGACATCAACCGCATGAAGATGATCGACTCCTACCGCGGTGTCCGCCACAAGCGCGGCCAGAAGGTCCGTGGACAGCGAACCAAGTCCACCGGCCGGACGGAGGGCACCATCGGCGTCAACGTCGAGGAGATCCGCGAAGAGCAGGCCGAAGAGGCAGGTGACGAGGAATGA